One Bacteroidota bacterium DNA window includes the following coding sequences:
- a CDS encoding FIST N-terminal domain-containing protein has translation MLEFFSASTRMVNARRGITECMEVAMGNKYSSCDLVILHASVGHNFPELTDQIKQLAPNAKIVASSCCGIVGREGVSESMKDIAIMAIRGKEFAVSHADGVFGYNSYEKCVEIAQDLYKKDAGVNMIYFMASGIDIANDQCIAAIESVFGSDVTIFGATSSDNMHGAISYQAVDNTVFEHAAFMVGFSDPSLVIDTQATHGFVAVGEPMTVTKADGYRILELDNKPAWSEFIHRLGLPDTAGCGDTIPIGALAEQLSPELAAEYGNQHILRVVTRHKDEAILYPTTISEGTKLWLTTRNEILIFNEMDNMVESMIERMKGKTLVAMFHADCLARGRFLFNRVLKEEIVSRMQTPFSENGVCPPWLGMYGFGEFARLGGKNTYHNYTTALYAIYRK, from the coding sequence ATGTTAGAATTCTTTTCAGCCAGCACACGAATGGTAAATGCCAGAAGAGGCATTACCGAATGCATGGAAGTTGCCATGGGCAACAAATACAGTAGCTGTGATTTGGTAATTTTACACGCTTCTGTAGGACACAATTTTCCGGAACTGACTGACCAGATAAAACAATTGGCGCCAAATGCAAAAATTGTCGCCTCATCATGCTGTGGTATTGTAGGCAGAGAAGGCGTAAGCGAATCTATGAAAGATATTGCGATTATGGCAATTCGGGGAAAAGAATTCGCTGTTTCCCACGCCGACGGAGTTTTTGGCTATAATTCCTATGAAAAGTGTGTTGAAATTGCTCAGGACCTTTATAAAAAAGATGCCGGCGTAAATATGATCTATTTCATGGCTTCAGGAATAGATATTGCAAACGACCAATGCATAGCAGCCATAGAATCTGTTTTCGGGTCAGATGTTACAATTTTCGGGGCAACATCATCCGACAATATGCACGGAGCAATCAGCTATCAGGCCGTTGACAACACCGTTTTTGAGCACGCTGCCTTTATGGTTGGTTTTTCCGATCCAAGCTTAGTGATAGATACCCAGGCAACGCATGGATTTGTTGCCGTTGGGGAACCCATGACAGTAACAAAAGCAGATGGATACAGAATCTTAGAGTTGGATAACAAACCCGCTTGGTCGGAATTTATACATCGACTTGGATTACCTGATACGGCAGGCTGCGGAGATACAATTCCGATCGGGGCTCTTGCCGAACAACTTTCGCCGGAACTGGCAGCGGAATACGGAAATCAGCACATTCTCAGGGTAGTAACCCGGCATAAAGATGAAGCCATCCTCTATCCTACCACCATCAGCGAAGGAACTAAGTTGTGGCTGACAACGCGTAACGAAATATTGATATTCAATGAAATGGATAATATGGTGGAGTCTATGATTGAACGCATGAAAGGCAAAACGCTCGTGGCAATGTTCCATGCCGATTGCCTTGCACGTGGACGCTTTTTATTCAACAGGGTGCTTAAAGAAGAAATTGTGAGTCGCATGCAGACACCATTCAGCGAGAACGGAGTATGCCCGCCATGGCTCGGAATGTATGGTTTCGGTGAGTTCGCACGGTTGGGCGGAAAAAACACCTACCATAATTACACAACAGCATTGTATGCAATATACAGGAAATAA
- a CDS encoding ATP-binding protein produces the protein MDGNESTDIRTFIPMESEGARAELIRRYNELQLKVTRFSAIEQELINTRNSLDNEIVIHKRMHAFNRNALKEISDGAFLKLIAEAIVDIFEVETGLAFFGNFDEPASILFGIEGASVAEHEYLKIKSVLVSLYRILGQGKILQPLPAEMQLLGPDFPLSEAYITLLDEPKNGISLMIVGGNLVTNNVIYEKLEEERNIIFDVFGQQVLAQAVNRKKNREILEARESVRKLNEELEQRVIKRTEQLELANKELESFSYSIAHDLRTPLRHISSFAQLITSEHANNIPEEAQHFLDTIVRNTNLMSSLMDRLLEFTKNSTQPLVTTQIEIKKIVETARMHVESIAGDVTVEWRIADLPVIKADNALLHFVWINLLDNAYKFSKGRNPAIIEVNFYETIDDVVFYVRDNGVGFDMKYSQKLFGVFQRLHSSVEFDGTGIGLANVRKIITRHGGKVWADSELDKGSTFYFSIPK, from the coding sequence ATGGACGGGAACGAGAGTACTGATATTCGCACATTTATACCCATGGAGTCCGAGGGAGCGCGGGCGGAGCTCATCAGGCGATATAATGAATTGCAGCTTAAAGTTACCCGCTTTTCAGCCATTGAGCAAGAACTGATTAATACCAGAAATAGCCTGGATAATGAGATTGTTATACACAAACGAATGCATGCGTTCAACAGGAATGCTCTCAAAGAAATATCGGACGGCGCATTTCTAAAATTAATAGCAGAGGCAATCGTTGATATTTTTGAGGTTGAAACAGGATTGGCTTTCTTTGGCAATTTTGATGAGCCGGCGTCCATTCTATTCGGTATAGAAGGTGCTTCGGTTGCTGAACATGAATATTTGAAAATAAAATCTGTTTTAGTTTCATTGTACCGCATCCTAGGTCAGGGAAAGATCCTGCAGCCGTTACCTGCCGAAATGCAATTGCTCGGACCCGATTTTCCTTTATCAGAAGCGTATATAACGCTTCTTGATGAACCGAAAAATGGTATTTCGCTAATGATTGTTGGCGGTAATTTGGTAACAAACAATGTAATTTATGAAAAGCTGGAGGAAGAAAGGAACATCATTTTTGACGTGTTTGGCCAGCAAGTTCTTGCGCAAGCAGTGAATCGTAAGAAGAACCGCGAGATACTTGAAGCCAGAGAAAGTGTACGAAAACTGAATGAAGAGCTGGAACAGCGCGTTATTAAACGTACTGAACAACTGGAACTTGCCAACAAAGAACTCGAGTCGTTCTCCTACTCCATTGCGCATGACCTGCGCACGCCTCTGAGGCATATCAGCAGCTTTGCACAGCTCATAACATCCGAACATGCCAACAATATCCCGGAAGAAGCACAGCATTTTTTGGATACCATCGTCAGAAATACGAATCTCATGTCGTCTCTTATGGACCGACTGCTCGAGTTTACAAAGAATAGCACGCAACCGCTGGTTACAACTCAAATTGAAATAAAGAAAATAGTTGAAACTGCACGCATGCACGTTGAATCAATAGCCGGCGATGTAACCGTAGAATGGCGTATTGCTGATCTGCCTGTAATAAAAGCTGACAACGCATTGTTGCATTTTGTATGGATTAATCTGCTTGACAACGCCTACAAATTCAGCAAAGGCAGAAATCCTGCAATTATTGAGGTGAATTTTTATGAAACAATTGATGATGTTGTCTTTTATGTTCGTGATAATGGCGTTGGGTTTGACATGAAGTATTCACAAAAACTTTTTGGTGTGTTCCAACGACTGCATTCATCGGTTGAATTTGACGGAACCGGAATTGGTCTTGCAAATGTTCGTAAAATAATCACACGCCATGGCGGTAAGGTGTGGGCTGATTCTGAGCTTGATAAAGGCTCGACTTTTTATTTCTCAATACCGAAATAA
- a CDS encoding PAS domain S-box protein, with the protein MKTLVQHSKSDIIGVFEGLNVAVLLLDKDLNIMQYTSLIRNYMNISADDIGQPFMNVIYITKYAEIGTETRSVMNSKIPFQTKIELPTEKNVFVSIMPLTGPSNARDEILVSFSDEKNTNIPMGSPTSIETRYNNVLSTLNDGVIIFAPDSTVISINNQAAKIFGVTEQNMVGKLMADSEWNMFFKDGRPIPLEESPYAIALMTKEPIVNQVIGVQAPDSSEIKWVEVNVSPVVDEQGTVIEIIAGFNNISEIVKLQDHYQATEERYRSFFHTSRIPMLVIETASGSIVDANDAACKFYGWTMQKMTNKNISEINTLPRAEILKQLARAGNSQQNHFYFQHKVASGEIRDVEVFTGPYEINGSVFIQTIIHDISEQTNIRKAFEETTIKLMNANRNVSKVQKRGKIGSWIFQPDTGYCHGSEEAIRLFGLGSNDNLTYEKIQSCIQEKEKIHQDLMNLIEHGVTLNDEYNVYPADGSAPRIIRAIADLDKEFENANITVVGTILDVTDVKASEAMLDQSRRNFETLFNTIGEMLFILDEQGIIKHVNDSVCKRLGYTIEEITGQSVFKIHSPEDREDVAQVFAEILSGIRMNCPFNLITKTGEPIVVESRAYKGTWDGNPAIYGITKDISEITLSEEKFSKVFHLNPSACGFTDLATEKYLEVNKAFYDLLGYEEHEIIGKTPLEAGIMTMDDLIAVTAQIPPGASKIPKLEATLTAKNGDKKMVTLGGEDFNINGKRFRYTVVNDLTDYKNAINSLHELNDTLEQHVQSRTNQLESAVKELEAFSYSLSHDLRAPLRAINGFSAALIEDYDAQLDETARNYLNRMASSAQRMSLLIDDLLNLSVITRKEIEIGRIDIKRLASDIIETTNSENNFGVEIEDGLIISGDHGLVRIAFENLIGNAIKYSAQVSSPMIKIGRIIKNGKEYIYIKDNGVGFNMEYASKLFIPFQRLHADTDFTGTGIGLAIVWRIVNKHGGDIWGESVVGEGATFYIRLER; encoded by the coding sequence ATGAAAACACTCGTACAGCATTCAAAATCAGATATTATTGGTGTCTTTGAGGGCTTAAATGTTGCCGTCCTACTTTTAGATAAAGATCTGAATATCATGCAATACACAAGCTTGATTCGGAATTATATGAATATCAGTGCCGATGATATCGGGCAGCCCTTTATGAATGTTATTTACATTACAAAATATGCCGAGATTGGGACCGAGACACGCAGTGTAATGAACTCAAAAATTCCCTTTCAAACCAAAATTGAACTTCCTACTGAAAAGAACGTATTTGTGAGCATAATGCCCTTGACGGGACCCAGTAATGCCCGCGATGAAATTCTTGTAAGCTTCAGTGATGAAAAAAATACGAATATTCCAATGGGCTCGCCGACATCCATAGAAACCCGTTATAACAACGTACTTTCAACCCTCAATGATGGGGTAATCATTTTCGCACCTGATTCAACCGTTATTTCGATAAATAATCAGGCGGCCAAAATATTCGGCGTAACCGAGCAAAATATGGTTGGCAAATTAATGGCCGACTCGGAATGGAACATGTTTTTCAAAGACGGAAGGCCGATTCCTTTGGAAGAAAGTCCGTATGCCATCGCCCTAATGACCAAAGAACCTATTGTAAATCAGGTAATAGGAGTTCAGGCGCCGGACAGCAGCGAAATAAAATGGGTAGAGGTCAATGTTTCTCCTGTTGTTGACGAACAAGGCACTGTAATTGAAATCATCGCCGGATTTAATAATATTTCTGAAATTGTTAAACTTCAGGATCACTATCAGGCCACAGAAGAGCGTTACCGGTCCTTCTTTCATACGAGCCGGATCCCCATGCTTGTGATAGAAACCGCCAGTGGCAGCATTGTAGATGCGAACGACGCTGCGTGCAAGTTTTACGGTTGGACAATGCAGAAAATGACGAACAAGAATATTTCTGAAATAAATACCCTTCCCAGGGCCGAGATTCTCAAGCAATTGGCTCGTGCCGGAAATTCACAACAGAATCATTTTTACTTTCAGCACAAAGTGGCATCAGGCGAGATCCGCGATGTTGAGGTTTTCACAGGGCCCTATGAAATAAATGGCAGCGTATTTATTCAAACAATCATTCATGATATTAGCGAACAAACCAATATAAGAAAAGCCTTTGAGGAAACAACCATAAAGTTGATGAATGCGAACAGGAATGTTTCAAAAGTTCAGAAACGGGGTAAGATCGGTTCATGGATTTTCCAGCCCGACACCGGCTATTGTCATGGTTCGGAAGAAGCCATCCGTCTTTTCGGTCTCGGAAGCAACGACAACCTCACCTACGAGAAGATTCAATCCTGCATTCAGGAAAAAGAAAAAATTCATCAGGACCTGATGAATCTTATTGAGCATGGAGTAACATTAAACGACGAGTACAATGTATATCCCGCCGATGGATCTGCTCCACGGATTATCAGGGCAATTGCCGATTTGGACAAAGAATTCGAAAATGCAAATATTACGGTCGTCGGAACCATTCTGGATGTTACCGATGTAAAGGCCTCGGAAGCGATGTTGGATCAGTCGCGCAGGAATTTTGAAACCCTGTTCAACACTATTGGTGAAATGCTTTTTATACTTGACGAACAAGGGATTATTAAACACGTGAATGACTCTGTATGCAAGCGTCTTGGATATACCATTGAAGAAATTACCGGGCAATCTGTGTTTAAGATACATTCTCCTGAAGACAGAGAAGATGTTGCACAGGTTTTCGCTGAAATATTAAGCGGGATACGAATGAATTGCCCGTTCAATTTAATTACTAAAACCGGTGAGCCGATAGTTGTTGAATCAAGGGCTTACAAGGGCACATGGGATGGAAATCCTGCTATTTACGGAATAACGAAAGATATTTCGGAAATAACACTTTCGGAAGAGAAATTTTCAAAAGTATTTCATTTAAACCCGTCGGCCTGCGGATTTACGGATCTGGCAACGGAGAAATATTTAGAAGTAAACAAGGCATTCTACGATTTACTCGGATATGAGGAACATGAAATAATTGGGAAAACGCCGCTAGAGGCAGGAATTATGACGATGGATGACCTCATTGCAGTGACGGCTCAAATACCTCCCGGGGCATCGAAAATACCCAAACTGGAAGCAACACTGACAGCCAAGAACGGAGATAAAAAAATGGTAACATTGGGTGGAGAAGATTTCAACATCAACGGAAAAAGATTCAGGTACACCGTAGTCAATGACCTGACGGATTATAAAAACGCCATAAATTCACTTCATGAACTGAACGACACACTGGAGCAACACGTTCAATCGCGCACCAATCAGCTTGAAAGTGCCGTGAAAGAGTTGGAAGCATTCAGCTATTCCTTGTCGCACGACCTCAGGGCACCACTCAGGGCCATCAATGGATTTTCGGCGGCACTCATCGAAGATTATGACGCCCAACTTGACGAAACAGCCAGAAACTATTTGAACCGCATGGCAAGCAGTGCACAGCGCATGTCGCTATTAATCGACGACCTGCTGAACTTGTCTGTAATTACCCGCAAAGAAATTGAAATCGGTAGAATTGATATAAAAAGACTCGCCTCCGACATCATAGAAACAACGAATTCCGAGAATAATTTCGGCGTCGAAATTGAAGATGGTCTGATAATAAGCGGTGACCATGGCCTGGTGCGTATCGCATTCGAAAACCTTATAGGAAATGCCATAAAATATTCGGCTCAAGTGAGCTCACCAATGAT